The Leopardus geoffroyi isolate Oge1 chromosome C3, O.geoffroyi_Oge1_pat1.0, whole genome shotgun sequence genomic interval CATCATAAAGCACATCTCCGTGGTAGTTGACGATGCTACATCGAGCCAAGGAACTGACGTGCCCCTTGGGTCCTGTGCCCACCATCTCGCAGTCAATCGCCACCATTTTCCCTGGTGTCTTCTGCGACGCTCCGGAGCATTTATTCTCCAAATGAGATTGGGTGGAGTTCTGCGGGGCGTTTTTCTGAGTAGGGTTCTTGTGGGGGCCCTTCTTCTGGGAGCGAGCTGGGTGGCTCCTAGTCTTTGGAAGAGCACTCTGGAACTCCCCCAGCAAATCTACTTTAGCCACGACAGACCCAGCCTTCTGTGACGCGGCAGGGGTCAGCCAAGGCACCGCAGCTTTCCTGTCCAGGGACTGCTCTGGTCCGCTGCTGGAGGCGGCGGTCTTCTTCTTTGGAAGGGGAGAGACCTTCCAAGTGCCATCCGCCCTAGGAGCTTCCCCTTTCTTCGGAGGGTCTGGGTGCAGCTTAGGCACCTTGCTAGGGTGCTGGTTCTTCTTATTCAGAAAACCTCTCCGTTCCAAGAACCTCCTCTTCTTGACAAATTTTCGGTGCTTGGCGTTCCCCTCTAATGCCTTTTTGGGGGGAGGTTCACCGAAATCCAAATTGAGGAGTAAGGTAGACATGAGGACAGTGGACGGCGGGAGAGCAGTTGGGAGGAGCGGCTTACTGACGACAGGAAGATAGAAGACTCATCTTCTGCTGAATCCCACAGGCCAACATCTGGAGGTCTGTAGGACACCCTGGGGAAGAGAGTAATCCTGACAACGGACCCATAGGCCCCGTGAAACAGTAAGACCCATCTCCGGACGACTTAAAGCTGGAAAGACATCAGAGCGACCGCCCAGAACAGGTACGAATCTGTAATGTGAAATAATGTCAGGGGCACGGTCTGCGCCAGGAAGCTTCGGTTCTAGCGCGGCCCCACAATTCACCAGCCACAGGGTCTTGAGAAGACCACTTCCCCTCCCAA includes:
- the ISG20L2 gene encoding interferon-stimulated 20 kDa exonuclease-like 2 — protein: MSTLLLNLDFGEPPPKKALEGNAKHRKFVKKRRFLERRGFLNKKNQHPSKVPKLHPDPPKKGEAPRADGTWKVSPLPKKKTAASSSGPEQSLDRKAAVPWLTPAASQKAGSVVAKVDLLGEFQSALPKTRSHPARSQKKGPHKNPTQKNAPQNSTQSHLENKCSGASQKTPGKMVAIDCEMVGTGPKGHVSSLARCSIVNYHGDVLYDEYVLPPCHIVDYRTRWSGIRKQHMVNATPFKVARSQILKILAGKIVVGHAIHNDFKALQYSHPKSLTRDTSHIPPLNRKAECPENATVSLKCLTKKLLNRDIQVGKSGHSSVEDAQATMELYKLVEVEWEQHLAQNPPKD